DNA from Mesorhizobium loti R88b:
ATACCGTGTTCGGCGATCCATTTGTCGATTTCGGTCTTGATCCGGGCTGCGGTCGCGTCGGCATTGTCGAGATTGGCGGCCAGATTGTTCTCGAAACCGATCTTGGCCCCGCTGATGTCCTTCAGGCGGCCATGAAGCGCCATGCCTTCGCAAGCGAACCGCCTGAGATCGATCTCGCGACCGCCGTCGCGGCCGGTCATGTAGTGATTGGCCTTGCGCCGCACGCCTTCCTTTTGCGGATGGTCGTCGACAGTGAGCGCATAGTGTCCCATGTCCACCAGCCAGGACGTGACGTCGCGGCCACGATAGTTGCGCGGCGCGCGCGGCGCGCTACCGACCGCCAGATGCACCTTCTTGCCTTCGAGATGCAGATCCTCGGCGATCTGGCAGCCGGATTGGCCAGTGCCGATGACCAGCACCGCGCCGTCGCCGGTCTGACGCGCATTGCGGTAGGTCGAGGAATGGAGCTGCAGAATGTCCGCCGGCAGCTGTCCGCCCGAGCGCGGAATCTTGGGCCTGTGATAGCCGCCGGTGGCGATGATGACGAAATCGGCGGTGCAGGACCCTTCATCGGTCTCGATCGCATAGGCAGAGCCCTGGCGTTTGACCGAGCGGACGCCACATTGCTCGCGCAACGGCGGATCGAAGCGGGCGCGATAGGCCTGGATATAGGCGATGATCTCGTCGCGCAGCATGAAACCGTCCGGGTCTCTACCGCCAAATTCGCGGTCATAGGAAAAACCCGGCAGCGTGCATTGCCAGTTGGGCGTCACCAGGCAGAACGCGTCCCAACGCTGGTTCAGCCAATTGGTCGCAACCCTGTCCTTCTCGAACACGACATGATCGATGCCGCGTTGTTTCAGACACCAGCTTGCCGAAAGCCCGGCCTGGCTGCCGCCAACCACGACCACGGTATGATGTTCGATCGCCACGAAAGTCCCTTTCCGCTCGCCATCAATCCATCGACAGGATTTCGACCGCGCCCGATGGCTGAAGCGCGGCCTTTGACTGCAGTGCCTTGAGCTGGGCTACGGCGCGCGAGCATGGCGCGCCGTAGCGAGCCTCGACGCGACGGCTCGCCGCCAACAACGCCGCTTCGCTGACCGCGAGGAAATTTGCCAGTGGGTGGACGTCGCCGGTGGCGAGATGTTCCCGAACCACGGTAGAGGGCGAGTAGCAGAGGTCCTCGCTGCCGTCCGGCCAACGTATCCTGAAGCGGACCTCAGGCATGTTTGGCCTCTTTGGTCGGCGCCTCGGGCGCACAGCCGATCAGTGGCTCGGCATGGATATCCCGCACGACGGCGCGTCCCGAAGATGAGCGGATCGAAACGGCACCGGACCCATCGATGCTGCCGATAACGGCGGCGGCGATGTCGCGGGCAGCGAAGGCCGAGCAGATTTCCGCGGCGGCCGGGGGCCTGGCGGCCAGCAGATAGCCGAAGCTCGGGAAGGTCGTCAGCCAGCGCTCGATATCGGCGCCGGCCGGCATCGGCAGTGCCTCGATATCTATGTCAATGCCGACGCCTGAACATTCGGCCAGCATTGCCGCGGTGCCGATGATGCCGCCCTGGCTGATGTCCTTGGCGCAGACCGAAAGGCCGCGCTCCGCCAGCATCGGCAACAAGTCGAGATCGGCGCGCAGGCGTTCGGGCGGCGCTGTGCTTGCTGCGTCGAAAAACGGATAGGGGTCGTGGTATTTGCCACGCAGGTCGATGGCCGCGATCAGCACGTCGCCGGGCGACGCATCGAAACTGGTCAGCAGCGCCCTGGCGTGGCCGAGCACGGCGACCGACAGCTGCCTGCCGGCTGCACGCAAATTCGTGTGGCCGCCGACGATCGGCACGCCATAGGCGGCCGAGGCGGCGCGCATTCCGGCCAGAATCTCCGCCGCTTCGGCAACGCCGGGTGCCCACAATGCGTTGACCACCGCGAGCGGTCTGCCGCCCATAGCGGCGACATCCGACAAATTGACCATCACCGCCGACCAGCCGGCGAACCAAGGCATCGCCTCGACGAAGCTGGCAATCATCCCTTCGCAAGCGAACAGGCTCCAGCCGTCGCCGCAGGGTATTGCCGCCGTATCATCGCCAACGGCAATCGCCGAGGCGCCGCCGATGCCGAGTGCCTCGACCGCATGCGCGATGTCGGTCTTGCCGGTCACGCCCGGACTTCGCGCCAGCCTCTCAGCCAACGCAGCGATGTCGGCGCCCGCGCTCATGCGATCTCGGCCGTGCGGGTGACAAAGCCGGCCGCGCCGTCTGCTATCGGCGGATAGAAGGAAAGATCGGCTTGCATGTGATGATGCGGATGACCGTGAAAACTGGTCTCGCCAAGCGATATCCAGTGCAGTCGCTGGAACAAGAGAACGTTGCGGCTCTGCACATTGGCCAGAAACCGCGTCGCACCTTGGGCATGGGCCGAGGAGACGGCGAGCCGGATGAGCGATGTGCCAAGTCCCGCCTGGCGGCGGTAGGCCTTGCACACCGCCAGCCGCGACCCCCACCATTCGCCCGGCGCGTCACCGGTGTGGATACGCACGGTACCGACCACCTCGTCGTCCCAGCCGCATTGGTCGGAGAGCGCGACGATTGTCACCGCGCGATCGTCGATGGCGTCGCGGTCGTCGCCGTCGAAAATGCCTTGTTCGTCGCAGAACACCGCGCGGCGCAAGCGGGCAGCCCCTTCGCACTCCCATGGCCAGATGGCAAATTTCACCCGGTGCTGCGGCGAAATGTAGGGCTGGACCGGTTCGAACATCATGGCTTCAGCTCCTCATAGGCGGAAAGGGCAGAACAGGCGCCACAGCGGCCGCAGCCGGCCTTGATGGTGTCGCGCGTCATGCCGGCGGCCGCCAGCATCGCGCCGAGCGGCTTCAGCACGCCGTGCATGAAGTCGGAGGACGGTGCCTTGTGATCCTCGAGCGGGGTGCCGGAAATGGGCACGAAGGGTACGACGAATGGATAGACGCCGAGCGCAATCAGCCTCTCGCACATCGACAGGATGGCTTGGCCGGTATCGCCGAGGCCGGCCAGGATGTAGGTCGACACCTGGCCGCGGCCAAACACCGGCACCGCCGCCGCGAACGCCTCCATATAGCGCGCCACCGGTACTTCCGCCTTGCCGGGCATAATGCGGGCACGCACCTCCGGTGTCACCGCTTCGAGATGCATGCCGAGCGCGTCGATACCGGCCTCGCGCATGCGGACGAACCAGGCGTCGTCATCTGGCGGCTCGCATTGCCCCTGCAGCGGCAGGTCGACGGCCGCCTTGATGGCGCGTGCGCTTTCAGCCAGCACGGCGGCGCCACGATCGGTCTTGTTCGGGGTGCCGGTGGTCATCACCATATGCTTGACGCCGTCAAGATCGACCGCGGCCCTGGCGACTTCGGCGAGTTGCGCCGGGCTTTTGTGGGCGATGGTGCGACCGGCGGCGAGCGACTGGCCGATGGCGCAGAACTGACAGGTCTTCTTGCGGCTTTCATAACGGATGCAGGTTTGCAGGACCGTTGTCGCCAGCACGTCCTTGGCGTGCAGGACGGCGATCTGCGAATAGGGAATGCCGTCCGCCGTCGACAGCGCGTAGAAGCGTGGCTGGCCGGGGAAGCCAACCTTGCCGACGGCAAGACCATCGCGCTCGATGACACTCTCGCCGCCGGCGTCGGGCTTCAGCGCCGTATAGGGAGAGATGAAGGCAGCGGCCGTATGCACCGGCGCCATGATCGGCCTGCCGTTGACGAGCAGTGCCTTGTGGTCGGACGGACCGGCGCCACCCCGGCGGCTCGGCGCGCCGGCGCTGGGATCAACCAGCCTTAGCCCGAAGGACTGGATCTCGTTGATCAGCATCTCCGGGCTCATCGCCGCTGTCTCGATCTTCATCTCGCAGGCTCCTTGTGGAAAGAGGCGGCCACCCGGAAGCGACCGGTTTCGGACGGGTGTCGATGGTCAGGCTGAGTAGTTCGGGACGCGCATAGTGCCCAACCGAATCCATCATGCGCTTGCGCTTGGTGACCAGCGCCATGTCCATGTCGGCGACGAGCAGTCCTTCGCCCTCGGTCAAAGGCGGCACCAGATGTGCGCCCTCGGGCGTGATGATGGCCGTGTAGCAGCCTCCCGACAGCGCCTTGATCATGGTGCCGTCGGGATTGATGGCGGCCTTCTGGGCATCGGTCAGCCAGCCGGTGGCGTTGATGACGAAACTGGCCGCTTCGGCAGCATGGTGGCGGATCGCCGCCTCGATCTGATCGGCGAAAATCGGCCCGACCATCGAGCCTGGAAACTGCGCGACATGGATTTCCTCATGCTGGGCCATCAGCGCGAAGCGGGCGAGCGGATTGTAGTGCTCCCAGCAGGCCAGCGCGCCGACTCGGCCAACCCTGGTGTCGACAACCTTCAGTCCCGAGGCATCGCCCTGCCCCCAGACCATGCGCTCGTGATAGGTCGGTGTGATCTTGCGCCGCTTCAGCGCCAGCGTGCCGTCAGCATCGAAGACGAGCTGAGTGTTGTAGAGCGTGCCGTGGTCGCGCTCGTTGACGCCGACGACCACGACGATGCCATGGCCGCGGGCGGCAGCGGCAAGGTTCTCCGTCTCCACGCTAGGCACCAAGACGGCCTCGTCGTAAAGCGCCAGATGCTTGGCGCCGATCTTCACCGGCGGATCGATGAAGGAGAAATAGGGGTAGTAGGGCACGAAGGTTTCCGGGAACACGACGATCCCCGCGCCCTTGCCGGCGGCGTCGGAGATGGTGTCGAGGACCTTCTCCAACGTTCCGCCGGGCCGGTCGAGGACCGGCGAGATCTGTGCGGCGGCGGCACGCACGCTCCTCTTGTCGGGCCTCCTGTCGGACATCGCGATCGTCCTATACGGTCCAGGTGTCGAGGATGAACGCGTTGTCCCTGCGATGCAGCAGGATCAGGTCGAGCACATCCAGCGGCGAGATCGGCACGATGCCTTCCTGCAGCGATGGCTCGCCGTGGCCGTAGAGCGCCTGCAGGGCGAACCGGCAGGCATAGACCTTGCCGCCCTCAGCCATGAAGTTCTTGAGCTGGTTGTTGAAATTCTGGGCGCCCGGAAAGGCCTCGTCCCCGAGCTTCGGGAACCCACGGATGACGCCCAGCGTCACGCCCGGCCCATAAAGCAGTATCGTCGTCTCGAAGCCCTTGCGGATCAGCCGCTTGCCCTGCAGCAGATTGACCAGGCCGATCGAGCCCTCGAAGGCGACGGTATGGAAGGTGATGAGCGCCTTGCCGCCCGGTTCGGCCTTCACATCCTCGAAGACCTTCTCCTCATAGTCGACGAGAAAATCACCGATCTCGTGTTTCTTCATCGCAACGGCTGGCATGCATCTCTCCTGGTTGCTCTCGCCCGACCGGCCCCTTGCCGTCGGATGGTTCGAAAGATGACGCCCGCGGTGCGCAAGCCCAGAGCTTTCAAGGACTTGCGTTGCAATCGCCGTGCCAGTTTGTGCACTGCAAACAATGCATACACTTGCAAAAATGAATGCATCCAATGATGCAATCGCTTTCGCAATCATGCTGGTTTCAGTCGTTTTGATTGCCTAGCAAGGCGCCCGAGCGCCAGGTATCTTCGCCTAATCTTTAGGCAAAGAATTCTGTTGCTCAAAAATAGCCCGACCCCTAGTCTTTGCATGCTGCACCTGCGAACCGCGACAGCGCACCTGCGAGAAGCCAGTGACGATGACGGACGATTGGCGACCGGACATCTCCGACCCGCACAGGCCGGCCTACCTCGCGCTTGCCGAGGCCATAGCGCGCGACCTGACGACGGGGCGGCTGAAGCCGGGTGACCGGTTGCCTAGCCAGCGAACGCTCGCGGCGGCCCTTGGCCTGAACTTCACGACCGTCTCCCGTGGCTATCGCGAGGCCCATCGCAGGGGGCTGATCGAGGCCAGGGTCGGCTCCGGCAGCCATGTCGCCAGACAGCCGGACAGCACGTCCGTCAGCCTCCGTCGCCGCGACCTCTCCGACCGGACCATGAACCAGGCGCCGGAGCTGGACGATCCAACCCTGCTGCGGCGCATGCGTGCAATCTGGGAGGAAACCAGCGAGGATCTCGGCGCGTTGCTGCGTTACCAGTCGCCGGGCGGCTCGGCCGAGGACAAGGCGGCGGCATTGCGCTGGCTGTCACGCCGCGGCATCGAGGCGACTTCCGAAAAAATCATCATCTCGCCCGGCACGCACGCGGTCATGCTTGCCATCCTGCGCTCTATCGCCAGGCCCGGCGACACGATCTGCTCGGAGGACATCACCTACCCCGGCATCATTGCGATCTGCGACCATCTCGGGCTGAAGCTGGTCGGCCTTCCGTCGGATGCGCTCGGCCTCGATCCGCAGGCGCTCGCCGATCGCGCATTGGCCGGACCGGTGCGGGCACTTTATCTCAATCCAACGATCCGTAACCCGACCACCCACACCATCGTGGCCAAACGCCGGGCCGAATTGGTGGAAGTGGCGCGGCGCTTCGGCATCGAGATCCTCGAGGACGACGCCTACGGGCTGTTCCCCACCGACGCGCCGCCGCCGCTGGTGATGCTGGCGCCTGAACTGACCTATCACATCGTCGGCCTGTCGAAGTGCCTCGCCGCCGGCCTGCGCGTCGCCTATGCCGTGATGCCGTCCGGCAAAAGCGCCGAGACGATCGGCGCGCAGCTCAAGACCGAGATCGTCATGGCCTCGCCGCTGACGACGACACTGGCGACGCGATGGATTGAAACCGGCGTCGCCGACGAGATCCTGCAGCAGCTGCGCCTGGAGTCACGGCTGCGCCAGAAGATCGCGGCGGAAATGCTGCCCATGCACACCATGACCGCCGATCCCGAAGGCTTTCATATCTGGATCACGCCGCCAAAACCTTGGACGCGGCAGCGCATCGTCGACTGGATGCGCGGCCATGCGCTGGGGGCCGTGGCGAGCGACGCCTTCGTGGTCGGGCGAACGCCACCGGAGGCACTGCGGCTCTGCCTTGGCGGGGCGGCGACCCGCGCCGACATGCAGCGGGCGCTGGCGTTCATGATCGACGCCTTCAACAATCCGCCGAGCTTCCCCCATTAGCGTTTTCAGCCCGAATTGCGGAAAACAAATGGTTGGCAGTTCAACCTTCTATCAGGAACTGAACGGCTCCGGGTCGGCGGACCGGATCGCTCACCCGGCCACGCGCTTCCCGCGTTTTGCCTTGGCGCCCCGCGCCTCCACCACCTTTTCCACCTGCCGCTTCAGCTCGTCCTTGATATCCGCCGTGTCATTCATCAAGGCGTCGATCTTAAGGAAATCGAGCACGCGGTATTTTGAGACTGCCGGGCGGACCAGGATATGGGGCTGACCTTGCTTCAGCTTGTTGGCGATGATCGACTGCATCATCAGCTGGGTGGCGCCGAACATCAGGTCGACGGAGGTCGGCTGCTTGCGGTCGGCTTCCTCAGGCGCGCCGACCACGTCGACGCCGATGATGATGTCGGCGTCGTGCTCGATCAGGTCGAACGGCACGGGGTTGTATATGCCGCCGTCGATCAGCAGCCTGCCGTCGCGCATCACCGGGCGGAACACGGCAGGAATGGCGGCCGAGGCCGCAAGTGCCGAGTGCAGGTCACCTTCGTCGAACACGGCGAGCTTGTGGCCGAAATAGTCGGTCGCCGTCACCTTCAGTGGGATTTTCAGCTCGGCGAAGGTTTCGGGGATGGCCTCGGGCAGAAACGCCTTGAGGATGCGCTCGACATTGAACTGGCTGACCCGGATGCCGTTCTGCATGGCTTCCGCGATCGTGCCCGGGCGCGCGCGCCACATGCGGCTCGCCACCTCGGCGCGGCGGCCGAGGATCGAGCGGGCATAGTCGTGGATGTCCTTGCCGGTCATGCCGGCGGCCATGCCGGCGCCCATGATGGCGCCGATCGACGAGCCGGCGATCGCCACCGGCTTGATGCCGAGTTCGTCCAGCGCCTCGATGACATGGATATGCGCCAGCCCGCGCGCGCCGCCGCCGCCGAAGGCTATGCCAAAGGTCGGGCTCATCCCTTGCCGGCCCCGGCCAGCGGCGGCCCGACCACCATGATGGTCGGCTCGGCCGTCAGCAGCTTTTTCGCCGCCGCCTTGACCTGGTCGAGCGTCACCGCGTTGATGTAGCCGGCGCGTCGCTGCATATAGTCGATGCCGAGATCGTCGAGCTGCAATTCGACGAGCGTCGCGGCGATGGAACTCGACGAGTCCAGATTGTTGATGGCATAGGCGCCGACCATGTATTTCTTGGTCGCCGCCAACTCGGCTTCGGTCGGGCCGTTCTCGGCCATTTCTTTGACGACATCGCGCACGATGCCGAGCGTCTCGGCCACGCGGTCCGAGCGCGTGCCGGTGGTGACGATAAGCGCGTTGGCATGGTCCTGGTTGACCAGCGAGGAGTTGACGCCATAGGCCAGCCCTCGCTTTTCGCGCACTTCCTGGTACAGGCGCGAGGTGAAGGTGCCGCCGCCAAGGATCTCGTTCATCAGCACAGCGGGGAAGAAATCCGCCGACTTGCGCTTCACGCCCGGCCAGGCGAGCTGCAGCGAGGTCTGCGGCAGGTCGTAATTGACTTCCAGATGCTGCGCCAGCTTGGGCTCGACATCGGCGACGGGGGTGAGCGCCTGGCTTTGCGGCAGGTCGCCGAACACCATGTCCAACTTCTTCTTCAGCGTCTCGGCATCGATGGCGCCGACCACTGCGACATGCAGGCCGCTGCGCGCGAACACCGCCTTGTGCAGGGCCTTGAGATCGTCCTGCGTGATGGCGGCGATGCTCTGCCTGGTGCCTTGGTCCGAGCGCGAATAGGGGTGGTCGCCATAGATGGCGCGCGCCCATTTGTTCTGCGCGATCGTGTCAGGATCATTCTCGTTGGCGATGATGCCGGACAGGATCTGGGAGCGGATGCGGTCGATCGGCGCCTGGTCGAAGCGCGGCTCGTCTACCGCCAGCCGCAGCAGGTCGAAGGCCTCGTCGCGCTGGTCGGCCAGCATGCGCATCGAGCCATAGATGCCGTCACGGGTCTCGTCGAAGCTCATCTCGGCACCGGCATCGTCGAGCCTGATCTGGAAAGCTTCCGAATCGAGTGACCCGGCGCCCTCGTCGAACAGGCCGGTCATCAGATTGGCGAGGCCTTCCTTGCCCGGCGGATCCTGCGTCGAGCCGCCGCCGAAGACGAAGCGGACGGCGACGACCGGCACGGAATAGTCCTCCACCAGCCAGGCCGTGATGCCTTTTGGCGAGGTGACCTGCTGGATGTCCATGGCGCGGGCGGCAAGTGCGGGCAGGATCAGGAAGAGGATGGAGAGGACAAGGGTTGCCAGTGCGGCGCGCGTTCTTCCTTCTCCCCTTGCGGGAGAAGACAAGGCATGGCGGTGCAGGTTCATCGTCAATTCCCCGCCTGTTGCTGCGGCAAAAGATAGCCTGATGTCGAGCGGGCGAGCACCAGATAGCGCGCGGCGACGGCCTTGACCTCGTCGGCCGTTACCTTGCGGATGCGATCCGGCCATTGCTGGACATCCCTTACATTGCCGCCGGTGGCCAGTGTCGAGCCATAGATCTCGGCCATGGAATCCTGCTTGTCGCGGGCAAAGATCATCGACCTGACATAACGGTCCTTGGCCTTTTCGAGTTCCTCCGGTGTAACGCCGCCACTGGCGATGCGCGCCACCTCGGCATCGACCGCGGCTTCGACGTCGGCCAGCTTGGCGTCGCCGCGCGGCGCGCCATAGACGGTGAAATTGGTGTCGTCGAGCATGGTGCCCTGGAAATAGGCCCCGGCGCTGGAAGCGATGCCTTGCTGGACGACCAGTGCCTGGTAGAGCCGGCTGCGGTTGCCGCCGCCGAGGATCTCGGCCAAGAGGTCGAGCGCCTCCGCCTCACCCGGCTTGCCCGAATGATAGGACGGCACCACCCACTGCGTCGAGAAACTGGGAACGCTGACGCGGGCGTCGGAGAGCGTGACGGTGCGTTTGGTGTTCTGCTCCGGCTCGACCGGGCGGATACGCGGCGGCAGGTCAGGCCCGCGCGCCACCTTGCCATAGGTTTTCTCGGCCAACGCCTTCACCGCATCCGGTTCGACATCGCCGGCGACGATCAGCACCGCGTTGTTGGGCCGGTAGTACTTGTCATAGAAAGCGGTGGCGTCGATGCGGTTCAACTGCTCCATCTCCTGCATCCAGCCGATGACCGGAATGCGATAGGGCTGGTTCTGCCACAGCGTCGCGTCGACTTCCTCGTCGAGCACGGCCTGCGGATTGTTGTCGATGCGCGAGCGGCGCTCCTCCAGGATGACATCGCGCTCGGTCTTGATGACGTCATCGGTGAGGATGAGGTTACGCATGCGGTCGGCTTCGAAACTCATCATCAGTTCGAGCGACGACGGCGCCACCGTCTCGTGGAAGGCGGTATAGTCGTAGGATGTGAACGCGTTGTTGGAGCCGCCAATGTCGGAGACGGCGCGGTCGAACTCGCCGGCGGCGTGATTGGTCGTCGCCTTGAACATCAGATGCTCGAAGAAATGGGCTATGCCGGATTTGCCGGGCGGCTCGTCGGCGCTGCCGATCTTGTACCACACCATATGGGTGACGATCGGCGCGCGATGATCGGGAATGACGACCACCTCCATGCCGTTGCCGAGCAGGAAATCCGTCACCTTGAACTCGGCTGGCTTCGTGTTGGGCTGCGTGGAGCTATCGGCCAGCACCGGGCCGGTCACGACGAAAGCCAGTGAGATCGCGAGCAGCGTTGTGCGCAGCCATTCAGCCTGAAATGTCATCAATGGCTCCGGTTCTCTAGAGTGGTTCATCGTTTCATGGAAACGCCGAACCGCTCTATCTCTTTGTTTTCACACAATTCCAGACGGAAAACCGTTTCCCACTTTTCCTGGAATTGCTTCGGGCAGGACGATAGGCAAGGTGCTGGCGACAAGCAAAGTGAATTGTTGGTCATGTTGCCGGCAAAGGCGGCGGCAAAGAGGCCGCCGCTGCAGGGCCGCCGTATCAGGCGGCCTCGATGAAGCGAATGACGGTCTCGCCGTAGTTGCGCTCATCCAGCACGGAAAAGCCCGGGCCTGGCTCGAAGGGCGCCACGGCCGCCTCCTCGACCACGCACAGTGCGCCAGGGCGCAGCCAGCCGCCGGCCCTGGCCGACTGCAAGGCGCGCTCGCCGAGCCCCTTGCCATAGGGCGGGTCGGCGAAGACGAGACCGAACGGCGCCAGCGTGCCCGCCTCGCCGAGACCCGTGGCATCGCGGCGGAAGATCTTGGTGCGTCCGGTCAGGCCGAAGGCCTCGACATTGTCGCGGATCAGGCCGCGGCCTTCGGCCGATTCCTCGATGAAGACGCCATAAGAGGCGCCGCGCGACAGCGCCTCCAGGCCAAGCGCCCCTGTCCCGGCGAACAGGTCGAGCACGCGCGCGCCGTCCAGCTGTTCGGCAAAGCGATGCGCCAGCACGTTGAAGACGGCCTCGCGGGTGCGATCGGTCGTCGGGCGGATGGCGCTGCTGCGGGGCGTCGCCAGCGGACGCCCACGAAACTCACCACCGACGATCCTCATCTTGTCCGGGGACCCTTGGGGCCGCCGCGCGGACCACCGCCACCGGCACCGCCAGGGCGCTCGCCACGCGGCTTGCCGAACGGCTTTGCACCACCCGGTTTGCCGTCGGGCTTGCCATAGGATGGCTTGAACGAGGCCTTGCGAGCCCTGGCTTCGGCCGCCTTGGCCGCGTCGGCTTCCGCCCTGCCCTTGCCGATCGGCCGGGCGCCAGGCGCCATCCAGACATTGGCCTTGCGCTGGCCCGGCGGCTCGATCGGCCGCTGCTCGCGTTCGGGTTTCTTGCCGCCGCCACGGGGTTTGTCACCGAAGCCGCCGCGTGGCTTGTCGCCAAAACCACCGCGTGGCTTGTCGCCAAAGCCGCCACGTTCGGGCCTCGGACCACGCTCGCCAAAGCTCTTCTCCGGCCTCTCGCTCCTGTCGGGACTTGTCGACAGTTTGCCGAGCGCCTCGTCGCGGCTGCCTTCGCGGCGCTTGCGGTTCTTGATCAACCCGCCCTCGCCGATCGGGCGGCGCTCACCGTCACGGACGAATTTCGGCCGTTCGGGTTCCGGCTCGCGAACTTCCGTGCGCCGCACCGGCTTGTTGGAAAACGGCTTGGTGATCTCGGCGTCGAAATTGGCGCCGGATTCTTCGACCAGACGCTCACCAAGCTGGTCTCGCAGCACCCTGCCGTTGATCTCCTGAACATGGCCCTCGGCAAGATCGTCGAGTTGGAATGGCCCGTAGGAGATGCGGATCAGCCGCGTCACGTCGAGGCCGAGCGCGCCAAGGATGTTCCTGACCTCGCGGTTCTTGCCTTCGCGCAAACCAAGCGTCAGCCAGGCGTTGGTGCCTTGCTCACGGTCGAGCGTCGCTTCAATGGCGCCGTAAAAGACGCCGTCGACGGCAATACCTTCGCGCAGGCCGACAAGCGCACTTTCCTCGACCTTGCCGTGCACGCGCACGCGGTAGCGACGCAGCCAGCCGGTAGCCGGCAGTTCGAGCACGCGCGACAGGCCGCCATCATTGGTCAGCAGCAGCAGGCCTTCGGTGTTGATGTCGAGCCGGCCGATGGTCATCAGCCGCGGCAGTTCGGCCGGCAGCACGTCAAAGACGGTCTTGCGGCCTTCGGGATCGCGATTGGTGGTGACGACGCCGGCCGGCTTGTGGAACAGGAACAGGCGGGTGCGCTCGATCGGCGGGATTTCCATGCCGTCAAGATGGATGATGTCATTTGGCATGACGTTGAAGGCCGGTGAAGTCAAAGCGCGGCCGTTGACCTTGACGCGGCCGGCGGCGATCAATTCCTCGGCGTCGCGGCGCGAGGCGAGACCGGCGCGCGCCAGCCGCTTGGCGATCCGCTCACCGGCTTCTTCCGCAGCCTCGGCTGGACGCGGGCGCGGCTTGAAAGCGCCGCCCGATGCGCCTTGAGGCCGATCGCTGAAATCACGCTTGGGTCTGTCGCTGCCGAAGTCGCGCTTGGGACGGTCGGCGAAGTCACGTTTCGGACGATCGCCGAAATCACGCTTAGGACGGTCAAAGCGCGTCTCGCCGCCTTCGGCCGCAGCTGCAGCCGGACGATCACCGCGTGGTGCATAGGGTTTGCGTGGCCCTTCGCGCTTTTCATAGGGCTTGCGCTCGCCTTCCGCCGCCATCGGACGGTCGCCCCGCGGTGCATAAGGCTTGCGCGGCCCTTCGCGCTTCTCATACGGCT
Protein-coding regions in this window:
- a CDS encoding MSMEG_0567/Sll0786 family nitrogen starvation N-acetyltransferase, whose translation is MMFEPVQPYISPQHRVKFAIWPWECEGAARLRRAVFCDEQGIFDGDDRDAIDDRAVTIVALSDQCGWDDEVVGTVRIHTGDAPGEWWGSRLAVCKAYRRQAGLGTSLIRLAVSSAHAQGATRFLANVQSRNVLLFQRLHWISLGETSFHGHPHHHMQADLSFYPPIADGAAGFVTRTAEIA
- a CDS encoding MSMEG_0569 family flavin-dependent oxidoreductase; its protein translation is MAIEHHTVVVVGGSQAGLSASWCLKQRGIDHVVFEKDRVATNWLNQRWDAFCLVTPNWQCTLPGFSYDREFGGRDPDGFMLRDEIIAYIQAYRARFDPPLREQCGVRSVKRQGSAYAIETDEGSCTADFVIIATGGYHRPKIPRSGGQLPADILQLHSSTYRNARQTGDGAVLVIGTGQSGCQIAEDLHLEGKKVHLAVGSAPRAPRNYRGRDVTSWLVDMGHYALTVDDHPQKEGVRRKANHYMTGRDGGREIDLRRFACEGMALHGRLKDISGAKIGFENNLAANLDNADATAARIKTEIDKWIAEHGIDAPVEAPYVPVWTPGGMPPAIDLEQENIRTVIWATGFSIDYGWLDVPVLDDSGYPDHWRGVSKRAPNLYFLGLPWLWTWGSGRFSGVGQDAAYIVACIAEGRSGLERRIA
- a CDS encoding MSMEG_0572/Sll0783 family nitrogen starvation response protein, with the protein product MPAVAMKKHEIGDFLVDYEEKVFEDVKAEPGGKALITFHTVAFEGSIGLVNLLQGKRLIRKGFETTILLYGPGVTLGVIRGFPKLGDEAFPGAQNFNNQLKNFMAEGGKVYACRFALQALYGHGEPSLQEGIVPISPLDVLDLILLHRRDNAFILDTWTV
- a CDS encoding MSMEG_0568 family radical SAM protein yields the protein MSPEMLINEIQSFGLRLVDPSAGAPSRRGGAGPSDHKALLVNGRPIMAPVHTAAAFISPYTALKPDAGGESVIERDGLAVGKVGFPGQPRFYALSTADGIPYSQIAVLHAKDVLATTVLQTCIRYESRKKTCQFCAIGQSLAAGRTIAHKSPAQLAEVARAAVDLDGVKHMVMTTGTPNKTDRGAAVLAESARAIKAAVDLPLQGQCEPPDDDAWFVRMREAGIDALGMHLEAVTPEVRARIMPGKAEVPVARYMEAFAAAVPVFGRGQVSTYILAGLGDTGQAILSMCERLIALGVYPFVVPFVPISGTPLEDHKAPSSDFMHGVLKPLGAMLAAAGMTRDTIKAGCGRCGACSALSAYEELKP
- a CDS encoding MSMEG_0570 family nitrogen starvation response protein, translating into MPEVRFRIRWPDGSEDLCYSPSTVVREHLATGDVHPLANFLAVSEAALLAASRRVEARYGAPCSRAVAQLKALQSKAALQPSGAVEILSMD
- a CDS encoding Nit6803 family nitrilase, with translation MSDRRPDKRSVRAAAAQISPVLDRPGGTLEKVLDTISDAAGKGAGIVVFPETFVPYYPYFSFIDPPVKIGAKHLALYDEAVLVPSVETENLAAAARGHGIVVVVGVNERDHGTLYNTQLVFDADGTLALKRRKITPTYHERMVWGQGDASGLKVVDTRVGRVGALACWEHYNPLARFALMAQHEEIHVAQFPGSMVGPIFADQIEAAIRHHAAEAASFVINATGWLTDAQKAAINPDGTMIKALSGGCYTAIITPEGAHLVPPLTEGEGLLVADMDMALVTKRKRMMDSVGHYARPELLSLTIDTRPKPVASGWPPLSTRSLRDEDRDSGDEPGDADQRDPVLRAKAG
- a CDS encoding sll0787 family AIR synthase-like protein, translated to MSAGADIAALAERLARSPGVTGKTDIAHAVEALGIGGASAIAVGDDTAAIPCGDGWSLFACEGMIASFVEAMPWFAGWSAVMVNLSDVAAMGGRPLAVVNALWAPGVAEAAEILAGMRAASAAYGVPIVGGHTNLRAAGRQLSVAVLGHARALLTSFDASPGDVLIAAIDLRGKYHDPYPFFDAASTAPPERLRADLDLLPMLAERGLSVCAKDISQGGIIGTAAMLAECSGVGIDIDIEALPMPAGADIERWLTTFPSFGYLLAARPPAAAEICSAFAARDIAAAVIGSIDGSGAVSIRSSSGRAVVRDIHAEPLIGCAPEAPTKEAKHA